The Oncorhynchus gorbuscha isolate QuinsamMale2020 ecotype Even-year linkage group LG06, OgorEven_v1.0, whole genome shotgun sequence sequence agagagaactgTTTTGCCCATAGTTCAAGGAATGTAGAACACTTCACATACTgtaatattacagtattacatgaTGCAGTTAGACAAGCTTGAATACTGGTCATAAGTTCTACAAGCAGAATTGATTTTCTTTCACAATTATCTCCCAATTAGTGACTGTCATACTCCCGAGTATCTGCATACATGATTATTAGAATGTCTCAACTTTGAATCATGTTCCTATTTAAACAAACCATCATTATTTCAGAAGTCTGGTTTCAAACAATCTATTTGTTATGCATTAAAATGAGGTCACAAGCTTCCTGAAACTCCTCTGTAACGATACCATCCAGCACAAATCAATTCACCACAGGAGACAAATGCAGTATGGGGTGTGGGTCCTGCTGTTAAATTGCTCTCCTCCAGAACTCCTTAGCTGCATTCTTCAACCCTGGCCACTGTCCCACTGGCATCTTTTCATTTCTCTGAACACACTATCACTCGGTTCAGCTGAAGATTACAGGAAGAACCATGAAATCTAAAGAGATAAAATCTCATCAAAACCTCTTGTACCACCTGAACTGCTGAGGGACACTGTACTAATAGATGGATCATTTGTACCATATCAAACCATTTATACTGTATTCAAATccaatccaattgtatttgtcacatgctccggaTACAACAGGtcgtagaccttaccatgaaatgcttacttacaagcccttaaccaacaatacagttcaagaaatagagttaagaaaatatgtaCTAAATAATATAAAAATAGCTAAATAAAAATAGGTAAcacaataaaaataacaataatgaggctatatacaagtaCAGGTTACTCAAGTTATTTTGTACATGTagttaggggtaaagtgactatacatagataataaacagcgagtagcagcagtgtaaaaataaaGGGAGGTGGgcgtgtcaatgtaaatagtcccggtggccatttgattaattgttcagcagtcttatggcttgggggtaggagctgccttttggtcctagacttggcgctcggGTATTGCTTGCCGTGGTAGCAGAAAGAAAAGTCTACAGTTTGACGTGGGTGGAGTCTTTGACAAATTTTTTGGGCCTTTCCAAAAAAGTGAGAGTACaaagtgtgtactgtactgtactatcctGTAGCTTCTGCCTTGTGTGACTAATGTGGACCAAATCTCCACAGACCACATGATAACACCAGACTTACGATCTCTCCTCACAAAGATGTTGTAGGAGGTCTGCAGTTTGCTGATGTCGTTGCGGGCGCTGATGTCCAGACAGTGGACTCCTAAAGCTGTGAAGGTGTGGTTCAGTGTCATGGTGTTCTCATACAGCATGGTCAGGTGACAGCCTGTAGGGGTTGCCGATTCACAGTTCTGTAGGAACCTCCAACAGACCCACAtgggaggactagagagagagagagatgatgagaataAATACAACACACCCACATTGGAAGACtaggacacagagaggagagagagaataaatgagCTGATTATTTGATGTGTTATACATGTTTAGTATGCTGTGTGTGTTAATTGTGTGGCCTACTGAGAAATTGTACCCACCTTCCATCCACATGAACAACCAGACTGTTGTTTCTGGAAACCTGGAAACTCAAAGGGCTCAATTCAATATTTCTGATGGTGTCTGGAAAATAGCAGAGATGTGCAATACACCTACATTGATGTTGTGGTGTCACTTACTGTATGGTAAACCTAATGTGATATTTAAAAGCTCTACTATTTCAAACCAGATAATTATGAACAACAATGATGTGTATTCTGTCTACCTACCCAAAACTGTAACGTCCATGGTGTATACCCCAGTGAGTGGAGTAGAGGTATTGTTCACTTGGGCCCCAACTCTCAGCCGCAGAGTGTAGTTTCCAGGGGATGAGTAGTTATAGTGCACAGACGGCTCCGATCCCTTCAGCACCTCTCTTACAAAGCCAGAAAATTGATTGATGATTTATTGAGCAAAATTATTCATTGAGGACAACCCAGGGATAACAGGTTAAAGCAATTCCACTTGTTTCTAACGTGGTCCCTGATGGAATAAATTCAACACTGACAAgacaacagaaacaacagtaaTCCTTACAGTAAAAAACAGCATCACACAACAtcgaataaataaataaataacaaattaAACAACCACATAATATTTAAATATATAGCCTAAACTACAAAACATACATTCGATGATAAACAGGCAAGTCCACATAGGCCTACCCGTTGCCGAAGTCCCAGGTATAGTTGAATCTGGCAGTGCGTAAAGTGTTCATTGGATCGAAAAGTTCAAACTTTGTCTCGGTTGGAACTTCCGTGGCCAGCTCCTTGTCCCGCAGATAAGTAACATTTCCTTCCCTCTGAATGAAGCTGAGCTTGCCTGTAATATTTTCtgagtaaaaatgtaaaaattagATGTGTTTAGTATACATTTTGTTAAAAATAGTGTTGTATTGAAATAATGTTGTCTATGCGTAAAAGTAAACCTACTCAGATTGATCAAACCGTCTGTCGCGAGCCCAAAAACCTGGGGGCTCAGAATCAGTGGAAGTGACATGACGACCAACGCAATTATTTTTCTGAAATCATAAACCAGAAGTTCACAAAATGATGTTGAATGTACTGCAATGTAATTCTAATTATTTGCCCAAATATTACACATACAACACATCATATTTACCGATACATTTGCACTTGTGAAGAGGCAGATGGTGTAGGACACTTCAGGTCTAAGACGTTTAGAAATGTGGACAGTCTTTAAATGGACAACCTATAATAGGTGCTTTGTCAGCCGGTGCCAGCTAATTGTTCATGCCTTCTAAATTTCACAGATACATGTACAAGCTTGAAATTATGTCCATGCGTTTTAACCATGTGCCTGCCTCAGATTACAAAGAGTTGTTGTGTTGTAAATCATTGTCCATGGTGGAGGATACACATGAGTTTATGGCCCACATCAAAAATGTGCAGTACACTTCTTAGTAACGGCCAATTTACATTTTGCCTCCTACAGTGAAcgaaaataaagacaaaacatgtaACAATCTAATTTTTTTTTACTATAttgctatatatactgtatattcggGCAAGTAGCGTTCTCTAAACCCAGATTCGGCAAACTttgcaccactccagccgactcttagcattgcacatggtgatcataggcttgtgtgcggctgctcggccatggtatcccatttcatgaagctctcaacgaacagttcttgtgctgacattgcttcctaaggctgtttggaactgaatgttgcaactgaggacagacgaggACATGGAGCTTGCAATTGaattgctgactgcaggaatgtccaacagagctgatGCCATATAATTTAATGTCaatttctctacaataagccGCCCGCAaggtcgttttagagaatttggcagtacattcaaccggcctcacaaatgcagactacctTTATTGCGcagtgtgggtgagcggtttgctgatgtcaatgttgtgaacagagtgccccacggtggtggggttgtggtatgggcaggcaagctacagacaacgaacacaattgcattttatcgatgtcaATTTGAATTCACAGAGATTCCATTATGAAAACCTATGGCTCATTGTCATACCATTCATCCGTCCCCAGCACCTCCTGTTTccgcatgataatgcatggccccatgttgcaaggatctgtacacaattcctggaagctgaaaatgccc is a genomic window containing:
- the LOC124037315 gene encoding transmembrane protein 130-like; the encoded protein is MYRKIIALVVMSLPLILSPQVFGLATDGLINLKNITGKLSFIQREGNVTYLRDKELATEVPTETKFELFDPMNTLRTARFNYTWDFGNGEVLKGSEPSVHYNYSSPGNYTLRLRVGAQVNNTSTPLTGVYTMDVTVLDTIRNIELSPLSFQVSRNNSLVVHVDGSPPMWVCWRFLQNCESATPTGCHLTMLYENTMTLNHTFTALGVHCLDISARNDISKLQTSYNIFVRRDPSFNLLFIMICAWIVLAILAFIAVIACRHKKGRNSNPQMSKSSNATYSSMNMELQPQQNIPDISSDLYVSGPKNEEVQPLLQHGTRSVAKSYRN